One genomic region from Cardinium endosymbiont of Dermatophagoides farinae encodes:
- a CDS encoding PD-(D/E)XK nuclease family protein: MFGAFLLNGLKESRMLFHQDNPVTGLYIIEVAESYNLDFEHVFFLDMNEGCFPKVTHHDSFLPYDLCHSFGLPLADKVAENKTAYGFYRLLQRAQNICCYFSQKGHLDGSGEMSRLLLQLTFDSKLKIIETHHSINLLERPVAAIAIQKDDSVMQLLDRFLEKEEGAVSSLTPSACISYLSCPLQFYFKYLLQLRQTVATEDVQLGILFHDVMARLYRPFAGSQIDTNMVRQLQSKIKVEIAEAIAAWRTPLSAPMLLHALLEKLLGRMLDLDDAAAPFTLLGVEVAMKQSIMLDGEIARKVWLSGTIDRIDRQNHCVRIIDYKTGRSNCKISSIVNLFDPGKIKTNKAVFQLFFYAWLFQSLHGADNAIMPYLIPIREFFLAHYTPGIFIQQPDNGPLSKAIYDVAIEFGKRSGKKYQQIEDIKEYLQPFEEGLKGLLVEIFNPTIPFAQTEDLEICGYCPYVRICQRD, encoded by the coding sequence TTGTTCGGGGCTTTTTTATTAAATGGTTTAAAGGAAAGTAGGATGCTATTCCATCAAGACAACCCTGTAACTGGTCTATATATTATAGAGGTTGCTGAATCCTATAACTTAGATTTTGAGCATGTTTTCTTTCTGGATATGAATGAAGGGTGTTTCCCTAAGGTTACGCATCATGATTCTTTTTTACCGTATGACCTATGCCATAGCTTTGGGCTGCCATTGGCAGATAAAGTAGCAGAAAATAAAACAGCTTATGGATTTTATAGGCTGCTACAGCGTGCCCAAAATATTTGTTGTTACTTTTCCCAAAAAGGTCATTTGGATGGTTCTGGTGAAATGAGTCGGCTGTTGCTACAGTTGACTTTTGATAGCAAGTTAAAAATAATAGAGACGCATCATTCCATAAATCTGCTAGAAAGGCCAGTAGCTGCTATAGCTATTCAAAAAGACGATAGCGTGATGCAGCTATTGGATCGATTTTTGGAAAAAGAGGAGGGAGCTGTTTCCAGCCTAACGCCTTCTGCATGCATCTCTTATTTGTCTTGTCCGCTTCAATTTTATTTTAAATATTTGCTGCAACTCAGGCAGACCGTGGCGACAGAAGATGTGCAATTGGGTATATTGTTTCATGATGTTATGGCTAGGTTGTATCGGCCTTTTGCTGGTAGTCAGATAGATACAAACATGGTACGTCAGCTACAATCAAAAATAAAAGTAGAGATAGCGGAAGCCATAGCTGCGTGGCGCACCCCACTCAGTGCGCCTATGTTGCTCCATGCACTACTGGAAAAGCTCTTAGGGCGCATGTTGGACCTAGATGACGCAGCTGCACCATTTACCCTTTTGGGCGTTGAAGTAGCCATGAAGCAATCCATCATGCTCGATGGAGAGATTGCGCGAAAGGTCTGGTTAAGTGGCACGATCGATCGTATCGATAGGCAAAACCATTGCGTCCGTATTATAGATTATAAGACAGGGCGCTCCAATTGTAAAATATCGAGTATAGTTAACTTATTTGATCCTGGAAAGATTAAAACAAACAAAGCTGTTTTTCAGCTTTTTTTTTATGCTTGGCTGTTTCAGTCGCTACATGGAGCTGATAACGCGATTATGCCGTATTTAATCCCTATTCGAGAATTTTTCTTAGCGCATTATACCCCTGGCATCTTTATACAACAGCCTGATAATGGGCCTCTTTCGAAAGCAATTTATGATGTAGCAATCGAGTTTGGGAAGAGATCTGGTAAAAAGTACCAACAGATAGAGGATATAAAGGAATATCTACAACCATTTGAAGAGGGACTAAAAGGATTACTTGTAGAAATATTTAATCCTACTATCCCTTTTGCCCAAACAGAGGATCTTGAAATATGTGGCTATTGCCCATACGTGCGGATTTGTCAAAGGGATTAG
- a CDS encoding CPBP family intramembrane glutamic endopeptidase, with protein sequence MGSKIKLVQRVMWSSIGLYLGMLFCKILIEPAGCSLLNHSLFEQFIVRIIICCITLRYYLHLEEPKGIQSSAQKCVHRPFSKAICDVEFLEEAQSPAYSNLLQEHKPQNCHVAIAFRKRSSGYSLTIGTILAQLMMTFALVLLSSIQAGLGYPTIQPVLHFSSKINFLYRGIIEISGLTAILEELLFRGILEKLLRRIIPARLWITIISALAFSLMHGNMRNNLLYFVMGCFLSYLYHQTKHIIYPIIAHGLHNLCATSIIYLTLDKRLDCLIHDLTIVTRILLAIGLLLAAYGYVTLIGQKTQKHH encoded by the coding sequence ATGGGATCAAAAATCAAACTAGTGCAACGGGTGATGTGGTCATCTATAGGGCTGTATCTGGGTATGCTATTTTGCAAAATCCTGATAGAGCCGGCTGGGTGCTCCTTATTGAACCATTCTCTCTTTGAGCAATTTATTGTACGCATCATCATTTGTTGCATTACCTTGAGGTACTATTTACATTTAGAAGAGCCAAAAGGAATACAATCTTCTGCACAGAAATGTGTGCATAGACCTTTTTCGAAAGCGATTTGTGATGTGGAATTTTTAGAAGAAGCACAGTCGCCAGCATACTCAAATCTACTTCAGGAGCATAAACCACAAAATTGCCATGTAGCAATCGCGTTTCGAAAACGGTCTAGTGGTTATAGCTTAACCATTGGCACCATATTGGCTCAATTGATGATGACATTTGCTTTAGTATTACTCAGTAGCATTCAAGCAGGATTAGGGTATCCCACTATACAACCTGTATTACATTTTAGCAGTAAAATCAACTTTCTATACCGTGGCATTATAGAAATAAGCGGTCTAACTGCGATTTTAGAAGAACTGCTGTTTCGAGGTATTTTAGAAAAACTACTCCGTAGAATTATTCCAGCCAGGCTATGGATCACGATAATCAGCGCGCTAGCATTTAGCTTGATGCACGGTAACATGCGCAATAACCTTTTGTATTTTGTAATGGGATGTTTTCTTAGCTACTTATACCATCAAACCAAACATATTATTTACCCTATTATCGCCCATGGGCTACATAATCTATGCGCTACCTCTATAATATACCTTACATTAGATAAAAGATTGGATTGCTTGATACATGATTTAACGATTGTAACGCGTATTCTGCTAGCCATTGGGCTGCTCTTAGCAGCTTATGGGTATGTAACCTTGATTGGTCAAAAAACACAAAAACACCATTAG
- the murD gene encoding UDP-N-acetylmuramoyl-L-alanine--D-glutamate ligase, whose amino-acid sequence MRLVILGGGESGTGAALLAKQQGIDVFVSDAGVIQADYKHLLITHQIPFEEGGHTLAAIQSADEVIKSPGIPYEATMIKGFHNIPIIDEIEFAARYAKGKIIAVTGSNGKSTTAHLIYHLLNAAGYHAILAGNIGYSFAKCLTQSMYDYYVLELSSFQLEGIKNFKPDIACLLNITPDHLDRYHYSIAGYAKAKLNILRNMTPLDHFIYHTSDPITTQYLHTQNTLPQLHPIDPSSNGLFHFKKSNHAVAISKEQLPLLGMHNQYNARVAVKAAALAGLPSEAITAALPKFCGLPHRLEWCGAPQGIDCYNDSKSTNIASTTAALLSFSQPIIWIAGGIDKGNDYGPLLPIVRDRVKAIICLGKENNAIVQAFRPLGLPIEETQKLSSAIDSALSIALPGDVVLLSPACASFDLFKNFEDRGNQFKEKISARMQQ is encoded by the coding sequence ATGCGATTAGTAATACTAGGTGGCGGAGAAAGCGGTACAGGTGCAGCACTGTTGGCCAAACAGCAGGGTATAGATGTTTTTGTTTCAGATGCTGGTGTCATTCAAGCGGATTATAAGCATCTACTCATCACCCACCAGATTCCCTTTGAAGAAGGCGGCCATACATTAGCAGCCATACAATCAGCTGATGAGGTGATTAAAAGCCCTGGTATACCTTACGAAGCGACGATGATCAAAGGGTTCCATAATATCCCCATCATAGATGAAATAGAGTTTGCAGCACGCTATGCAAAGGGTAAGATTATAGCCGTAACGGGTTCAAATGGCAAAAGCACCACTGCACATCTGATTTACCATTTGCTAAATGCAGCAGGGTATCATGCCATTTTAGCTGGAAATATAGGCTATAGTTTTGCAAAATGCCTTACACAATCTATGTATGACTACTATGTACTAGAGCTTTCCAGCTTTCAACTAGAAGGCATCAAAAATTTTAAGCCAGATATAGCCTGCCTATTAAACATTACACCTGACCACTTAGATAGATACCATTATTCCATAGCAGGCTATGCAAAAGCTAAGCTAAATATACTACGGAATATGACCCCATTGGACCACTTTATTTACCATACATCCGACCCCATTACCACGCAATATCTTCACACACAAAATACTTTACCCCAACTACATCCTATTGATCCATCCTCCAATGGTCTGTTCCATTTTAAAAAATCTAACCATGCTGTTGCCATAAGCAAAGAGCAGTTACCTTTGCTAGGTATGCATAACCAGTATAATGCTAGGGTTGCGGTTAAAGCAGCAGCATTAGCAGGCCTACCTTCTGAAGCAATTACTGCTGCTTTGCCTAAATTTTGCGGGCTACCCCATCGGCTGGAATGGTGCGGCGCACCACAAGGAATAGACTGTTATAATGATTCCAAGTCTACCAATATAGCCTCTACAACAGCCGCATTGCTTAGCTTTAGCCAACCTATTATCTGGATTGCAGGTGGCATAGACAAAGGAAACGACTATGGCCCACTGCTGCCCATCGTAAGGGATCGGGTGAAAGCCATTATCTGTTTGGGAAAAGAGAATAACGCCATTGTACAAGCTTTTCGTCCCCTAGGATTACCCATAGAAGAGACGCAGAAGCTATCCTCAGCCATAGATAGCGCCCTATCCATAGCACTACCAGGAGACGTAGTACTCTTATCCCCTGCATGTGCCAGTTTTGATTTATTTAAAAACTTTGAAGATCGAGGGAATCAATTTAAAGAAAAGATCAGTGCGCGCATGCAACAGTAA
- a CDS encoding ankyrin repeat domain-containing protein, with protein MLYSLSRYFLIFLLLFTTSCNNYLVRYGISDGKKKEVSNLQSLAAYAPDDRGNGLLHWIVLNPPHNYDNYTRVQLELIRRSCNRNVVNMRNNAKHSALDLIVLDNNVLLAKHLLDMFQELFDINTITTAANLAVINKHIEMLKAFFDVPRINNNSQIVSSTLWQAARNGHEDIVKMLLGLGMQLPEYTIRQALEVAAEHGHRDIVKMLLNSGVQLDGEIIMPALEGAAGNGYKDIIETLFNTNVQLNSEMIMSAFEIAACNGYKDIVEMLLGKGVQLDGEMSRVALWEAAINGHLDVVNLIVRNIQFNKQDINSAVAKVKKNNHQDIVDVLSNI; from the coding sequence ATGTTATATTCATTATCAAGATATTTTTTGATATTTCTTCTGTTATTTACTACATCTTGTAATAACTATCTAGTTAGATATGGTATCAGTGATGGTAAAAAAAAGGAGGTTAGCAATTTACAATCTTTGGCTGCTTATGCTCCAGACGATCGCGGAAATGGGTTGCTTCATTGGATTGTCTTAAATCCACCACATAATTATGATAATTACACTCGTGTTCAATTAGAATTGATACGAAGAAGTTGTAATCGTAATGTGGTAAATATGCGTAATAATGCTAAACATAGTGCACTTGATTTGATAGTGTTGGACAATAACGTTCTTCTAGCTAAACATCTATTAGATATGTTTCAAGAATTGTTTGATATAAATACTATCACTACTGCTGCTAATTTAGCAGTGATAAACAAGCATATAGAGATGCTTAAAGCATTTTTTGATGTTCCACGCATTAATAATAACTCGCAAATTGTCTCTTCAACACTTTGGCAAGCAGCAAGAAATGGTCATGAAGATATAGTTAAAATGTTATTAGGCTTAGGTATGCAGCTTCCTGAATACACAATCAGACAAGCACTTGAAGTAGCAGCGGAACATGGTCATAGAGATATAGTTAAAATGTTATTAAACTCAGGAGTTCAGCTTGATGGAGAAATAATCATGCCAGCACTTGAAGGAGCGGCAGGCAATGGTTATAAAGATATAATTGAAACGTTGTTCAATACAAATGTTCAACTTAATTCAGAAATGATCATGTCAGCATTTGAAATAGCAGCATGCAACGGTTATAAAGATATAGTTGAAATGTTGTTAGGCAAAGGTGTTCAGCTTGATGGAGAAATGAGCAGGGTAGCGCTTTGGGAAGCAGCAATAAATGGTCATCTAGATGTAGTTAACTTAATAGTCCGAAATATTCAATTCAATAAACAAGATATCAATTCAGCAGTGGCAAAAGTAAAGAAAAATAATCATCAAGATATAGTTGATGTGCTTAGCAATATATAA
- the rpsJ gene encoding 30S ribosomal protein S10: MNQKIRIKLKSFDPALLDKSADSIVKAVKATKTVVNGPIPLPGKKEVYTILRSPHVNKKSREQFQLCTHKRLIDIYSSSSKAVDALTKLELPSGVEVEIKV, encoded by the coding sequence ATGAATCAAAAAATTCGCATTAAACTCAAATCATTCGATCCTGCCCTTTTAGACAAATCGGCAGATAGCATTGTTAAGGCTGTAAAAGCTACGAAAACAGTAGTAAACGGCCCCATTCCGCTTCCAGGCAAAAAAGAAGTCTATACGATACTTCGTTCTCCACATGTAAATAAAAAGTCACGAGAACAATTTCAGCTTTGTACCCATAAAAGGTTAATAGATATCTATTCCAGTAGTTCAAAAGCAGTAGATGCTTTAACCAAGCTGGAGCTACCTAGTGGTGTAGAGGTTGAGATTAAAGTATAA
- a CDS encoding phage holin family protein yields MVCKLFGIACIVEIVRERLGMLAYTLRYNLSAHAKKIARMFLLVCIACVLLGLGLSFLLLGLAYWLNIIFSSLYLGFFLVSIFCFLMVAFVILMLRRTVNSQAVEQGDIMDNE; encoded by the coding sequence ATGGTATGCAAGCTATTTGGTATTGCTTGCATCGTGGAGATAGTCAGGGAAAGGTTGGGTATGTTGGCCTATACATTGCGGTATAACCTTAGCGCGCACGCTAAAAAAATCGCCAGAATGTTTTTGCTGGTTTGTATTGCTTGTGTATTGCTTGGTTTAGGGTTGTCTTTTTTATTGCTTGGCTTGGCCTACTGGTTGAATATAATCTTTTCTAGTCTCTATCTTGGTTTTTTTCTTGTTTCGATCTTTTGCTTTTTAATGGTTGCCTTTGTAATCCTTATGTTGCGTAGAACGGTCAATAGCCAAGCAGTGGAGCAGGGAGACATTATGGATAACGAGTAG
- a CDS encoding 3'-5' exonuclease — protein sequence MSLKLTNPLAFLDLETTGTNVVHDRIVEIAIIKLMPGGNRLTFYKRINPEQAIPIEASLIHGIYAEDVADKPTFKQIGKELISFLKGADLAGFNLLRFDIPILAESFLRADLDFKIENRKIVDVQKLFHLMEKRTLKAAYLFYCQKELEGAHNAMVDIEATVEVLMEQVKRYENQSVVDALGNTLGIVKNDVATLHDLTNTNMVDFAGRIVYNEQHVPIFNFGKHKGKTVSEVFKLEPSYYNWMIQGDFPLDTKRKLTQIKMGMI from the coding sequence ATGAGTTTAAAATTAACCAACCCACTTGCTTTTTTAGATTTAGAAACTACAGGTACCAATGTGGTACATGATCGCATCGTAGAAATTGCAATCATTAAGCTTATGCCGGGTGGCAATCGCTTAACTTTTTACAAAAGAATTAATCCAGAACAAGCTATTCCTATTGAAGCGAGTCTAATTCACGGTATCTATGCTGAAGATGTGGCAGACAAACCAACCTTTAAACAAATAGGCAAAGAATTGATTTCGTTTTTAAAGGGGGCTGACTTAGCTGGTTTTAATCTGCTTCGTTTTGATATACCCATATTGGCAGAAAGCTTTTTGCGTGCAGACTTAGACTTTAAAATAGAAAATCGCAAAATTGTAGATGTGCAAAAGCTTTTTCATCTAATGGAAAAAAGAACGTTAAAAGCAGCTTATCTATTTTATTGTCAGAAGGAACTAGAGGGCGCCCATAATGCCATGGTAGATATAGAAGCTACGGTAGAAGTACTGATGGAACAAGTAAAAAGATATGAAAACCAATCTGTGGTTGATGCTTTAGGCAATACATTGGGTATTGTAAAAAATGATGTAGCTACCTTACATGATTTAACCAATACCAACATGGTCGATTTTGCAGGTAGAATAGTCTACAATGAGCAACATGTGCCCATCTTTAACTTTGGCAAGCATAAAGGAAAAACCGTATCAGAGGTATTCAAACTAGAACCTTCTTACTATAACTGGATGATTCAAGGAGACTTTCCCTTGGACACCAAACGTAAGCTCACACAAATTAAAATGGGCATGATCTAA
- a CDS encoding rhomboid family intramembrane serine protease, translated as MFNIGCYICGCEDHSSWLYTQLAFPSLYPLLLKRPWAIITYSFIHKGLLDLFWDMFILYLFGQRIRAITRSKHILRLYFLGQIVGALVFCILYQFSPPFRGIAADLTGLQRLFML; from the coding sequence TTGTTTAATATTGGATGTTATATATGTGGTTGTGAAGATCATAGCTCGTGGCTCTATACGCAGTTGGCCTTTCCTTCTCTTTATCCATTGTTATTAAAGCGGCCATGGGCCATTATTACCTATTCTTTTATACATAAAGGTTTGCTAGATTTATTTTGGGATATGTTTATATTATATCTTTTTGGGCAAAGGATACGCGCCATTACCCGTTCAAAACATATATTACGCCTCTATTTTTTAGGACAAATAGTGGGTGCGCTTGTTTTTTGTATACTATACCAGTTTTCGCCCCCTTTTAGGGGCATTGCTGCCGATCTTACGGGCCTTCAGCGGCTATTTATGCTATAA
- the rpsL gene encoding 30S ribosomal protein S12, with product MLTIQQLVKKGRKKPSSSSKSPALSSCPQRRGVCVKVYTMKPRKPNSSMKKVARVRLTTGKEVNIYIPGEGHNLQEHSIVLIRGGGVKDLSGVSYSIIRGVLDTSGVNGRCQGRSVYGTKKPKKK from the coding sequence ATGTTAACCATACAACAGCTAGTAAAAAAAGGAAGAAAAAAACCTTCTTCCTCATCTAAATCTCCAGCACTTTCATCATGTCCGCAACGGCGGGGCGTATGTGTCAAAGTTTATACCATGAAGCCAAGAAAGCCAAACTCCTCTATGAAAAAAGTAGCTAGGGTACGCTTAACAACGGGTAAAGAAGTAAACATTTACATTCCTGGAGAAGGCCATAACCTGCAAGAGCACTCTATTGTCCTGATTAGAGGAGGAGGCGTAAAAGACTTATCAGGTGTGAGCTACTCTATTATTCGTGGTGTATTAGATACTTCAGGCGTTAATGGAAGGTGTCAAGGCAGGTCTGTATATGGCACCAAGAAACCGAAAAAGAAATAA
- a CDS encoding YebC/PmpR family DNA-binding transcriptional regulator: MAGHSKWSNIKRKKGVNDAKKSKIFTKLVKEITVAARSGGAEPEFNPRLRLAIQNAKGANMPKDAILRAISKANGSDVAAYHEVTYEGYGTHGVAIMVVCMTDKIIRTVANVRAIFTKYGGSLEKNGAITFLFDYKGVFTIPTADIKDQEDLALELIDAGAEALENDEGATHVICAIEDFGRLQKHLEKLAIMPTAAGLEYIPHTLVQVSDAALPKLIKLIDALRDDDDVQKVYHNIDVQPEQEALWE, from the coding sequence ATGGCAGGACATAGTAAGTGGTCTAATATCAAGCGTAAAAAAGGTGTCAATGACGCAAAAAAAAGTAAAATATTTACAAAACTGGTTAAGGAAATAACTGTAGCTGCTAGAAGTGGCGGAGCTGAGCCAGAGTTCAACCCACGGTTGCGTTTGGCCATTCAAAATGCCAAGGGAGCTAATATGCCTAAAGATGCGATTCTTCGTGCCATTAGCAAGGCTAATGGGAGTGATGTAGCGGCTTATCATGAAGTAACTTATGAGGGATATGGTACACATGGCGTGGCCATTATGGTGGTCTGCATGACAGATAAAATCATTAGAACAGTAGCAAATGTGCGGGCTATATTTACGAAATATGGTGGCAGTTTGGAAAAAAATGGCGCGATTACTTTTTTATTTGATTACAAAGGGGTATTTACCATTCCCACAGCTGATATTAAAGATCAGGAAGACTTGGCATTAGAGTTGATAGATGCAGGCGCAGAAGCATTAGAAAATGATGAGGGCGCTACCCATGTGATTTGTGCGATAGAAGACTTTGGTAGGTTACAAAAACACTTGGAAAAGCTTGCGATTATGCCAACTGCTGCCGGTTTAGAATATATTCCTCATACCCTTGTACAGGTAAGTGATGCAGCATTGCCTAAATTGATCAAGTTGATAGATGCATTAAGAGATGACGATGATGTGCAAAAAGTCTATCATAATATCGATGTCCAACCAGAGCAGGAAGCTTTATGGGAGTAG
- the priA gene encoding replication restart helicase PriA, protein MKKFADVLLPLPIKPLTYHIPSTYENMVDRGSMVLVSLRIGKLLLGMVMRCHCQAPTYPTKDLLGICYETPLFTPQQLALLEWIADYYLSNLGETLSLAWPKGFNLQNSIVFQINQTIHEHPTEPVASSLSKAICDVAIEFQKRAIIAALHQQPLSYKSILQLMEPKEASKALIALLSQRLVKAVPTTKIDLVANENPYFTLSPTIDLDALTTSHLAPRAPKQQALLAHFLANREKSIPYTSKKELLAYSKSAFNILCKKGILTRLNQLPPSIFTVPVAPLATLTPFQKNALAAIQTQFVQKRVVLLHGAIGSGKTELYMHLIASALQEQKQVLLLVPEIGLVTHIAARIRPFLGEWLVVHHSKQSHKERLQTWARLLHQTTLVVVGTRSALLLPFKRLQLIIVDEEHDPAYKQSHPMPTYHARDSSILLAQQHHAKVLLGSGTPAIESYYNAQSGKYGLVTLHHRFGAASRPKLFFIDLNIEEKRKAMRAHFSQTLLDKLQKNSIEGGQAMIFQNRRGYAQYFLCADCGWIPRCLTCAVSLTYHQEANQLRCHYCDYATLPFYSCNHCGSQQLHNIGFGTEKLEESLQLIFPEQKISRMDLDSTKGKNSYQSILEEVTAGSIDILVGTQMMAKGLDFPNIRLIGILDIDGLLYFPDFRSNEKCFQLITQLAGRAGRRNQQGSVFIQTRQTDHPLFQYLSNGDYEGMYQAELAERKRFAYPPYVRLIKLSLSSLDAATLQSGAMLLKNILAKKFRGMVLGPQQPLVGKIRNHFLLDLFLKLPHKNLHTLQHAKATLKSACTYALGKRSKIKIVLDIDPI, encoded by the coding sequence GTGAAAAAATTTGCAGATGTTCTACTACCGCTGCCTATTAAACCTTTAACCTACCATATTCCCTCTACATACGAAAATATGGTAGATAGAGGGAGTATGGTACTTGTGTCATTGCGCATAGGAAAGCTACTTTTGGGTATGGTGATGAGATGCCACTGTCAAGCACCCACCTACCCTACCAAGGATCTATTAGGCATATGCTACGAAACACCCTTATTTACCCCTCAACAACTGGCACTCTTAGAATGGATAGCCGATTATTACTTATCCAACCTGGGTGAAACCTTGTCGCTTGCATGGCCTAAAGGATTCAACCTTCAGAATAGCATCGTTTTTCAAATCAATCAAACGATTCACGAGCATCCAACGGAACCGGTTGCCAGCTCCCTTTCGAAAGCGATTTGTGATGTAGCAATCGAGTTTCAAAAGAGAGCTATTATAGCTGCGCTACACCAACAACCCTTATCTTATAAATCTATCCTCCAGTTAATGGAGCCAAAAGAAGCCAGCAAAGCACTTATAGCGCTACTATCTCAAAGATTGGTAAAGGCAGTTCCCACGACCAAAATCGATCTGGTAGCTAACGAAAACCCCTACTTTACCCTCTCTCCTACCATCGACCTAGACGCACTTACCACCTCCCATCTAGCGCCACGCGCACCCAAACAGCAAGCCCTATTAGCTCATTTTTTAGCTAACAGAGAAAAATCGATCCCATACACTTCTAAAAAAGAGCTTTTAGCCTATTCCAAGTCAGCTTTTAATATTCTATGCAAGAAAGGGATTTTAACGCGTCTCAACCAGTTACCTCCATCGATTTTTACTGTACCCGTGGCACCCTTAGCCACCTTAACCCCATTTCAAAAAAATGCACTAGCAGCTATTCAAACGCAATTTGTTCAAAAAAGAGTCGTACTATTACATGGTGCTATAGGCAGCGGCAAAACAGAGTTATATATGCATCTGATTGCATCCGCACTACAGGAACAAAAACAAGTATTACTTTTAGTACCAGAAATAGGTTTGGTAACGCATATAGCAGCACGCATCAGACCATTCTTAGGAGAATGGTTGGTAGTACACCACTCTAAACAATCGCATAAAGAGCGTTTACAGACATGGGCACGCCTGTTACACCAAACAACCTTGGTTGTAGTAGGCACACGTTCTGCACTCTTACTGCCTTTTAAGAGACTACAACTCATTATTGTAGATGAAGAACACGATCCTGCCTATAAACAGAGCCATCCAATGCCTACCTATCATGCACGAGACAGCAGCATTCTACTGGCCCAACAACATCACGCAAAGGTTTTGTTAGGTTCGGGCACACCTGCTATAGAAAGCTATTATAATGCCCAGTCTGGAAAATATGGTCTGGTAACCCTCCATCATAGATTTGGCGCAGCCAGTCGCCCGAAATTATTTTTTATTGACCTAAACATAGAAGAAAAGCGGAAGGCCATGCGTGCACATTTCTCGCAAACGCTACTAGATAAGCTTCAAAAGAATAGTATAGAAGGCGGCCAAGCGATGATTTTTCAAAACAGAAGGGGTTATGCCCAGTATTTTTTATGTGCCGATTGTGGATGGATTCCCCGTTGCCTTACCTGCGCGGTAAGCCTTACCTACCACCAAGAGGCCAATCAACTACGCTGCCATTATTGTGACTATGCCACGCTTCCTTTTTATTCGTGCAACCATTGTGGGTCGCAGCAACTACACAACATAGGCTTTGGTACAGAAAAACTAGAGGAGAGCTTGCAACTTATCTTTCCAGAACAAAAGATCAGTCGCATGGATTTGGACAGCACAAAAGGGAAAAATAGCTACCAATCTATTTTAGAAGAGGTAACCGCTGGATCCATAGATATTTTAGTAGGCACACAAATGATGGCCAAAGGATTGGACTTCCCCAACATACGCCTTATAGGCATACTAGATATAGATGGCTTGCTTTACTTTCCAGATTTCAGATCCAATGAAAAATGTTTTCAACTCATCACACAGTTGGCAGGCAGAGCAGGTAGACGCAACCAGCAAGGTAGTGTCTTTATTCAAACCAGACAAACCGATCATCCCCTATTCCAATATCTATCTAATGGTGATTACGAAGGGATGTATCAAGCTGAGTTAGCAGAAAGAAAGCGGTTTGCCTATCCTCCCTATGTTAGACTGATTAAACTAAGCCTAAGCAGCCTGGACGCCGCTACGTTACAATCAGGAGCTATGCTGTTAAAAAACATATTAGCAAAAAAGTTTAGAGGCATGGTACTAGGCCCTCAACAGCCGCTGGTTGGCAAGATCAGGAATCATTTTTTGCTAGATCTATTTTTAAAGCTACCCCACAAAAATCTACATACACTGCAACACGCAAAAGCAACCTTAAAAAGCGCCTGCACCTATGCATTGGGTAAAAGATCCAAAATAAAAATAGTCTTAGATATAGATCCGATTTAA